Part of the Lotus japonicus ecotype B-129 chromosome 6, LjGifu_v1.2 genome, TTGAAACcactgagtttcgtgaaatcatccaacatcAATCAGGTTAAGTTGATCTTATCTTTGATAGAAGAAATtctttctctatccctagatctgtTAGGACATCCTCTAATGATTTCCAATCAGCCATgtccagaagatctttttctatgtcAAGAAGAAACCAACTCGAGCCAAGTGCTCGTCCTTCAATCTCTCATGATGGATCAACCATCCATCTTGCAGGATATGTCAATTCTACTCCTGTCAAGACCACCTACGATAAAGGTgaagaagatcatcaatccactctgtctccaacatattcttctctagaaaccatggagaaacttctgatttcatcggAGCTATCACTGCTGAATTTGTCACTGACAAAGAAAGCATCCGAAAAGACTTTTACTCTGATCGTTGGACTAAGCAAAgagaatggttctttgcaaattaCCAAGGTAAGAGGAGAAAGAAAATCCAAGATCGTTTTTATGGGTTCCTTGAACTCGTTCAACAAAATATCTTCTTCTTTGACTGGTTTCATGCGTACACCATTAAGAAGAAAATCCCTTACCCTTATCAAGTCGACGTTATTAGTTGGCAGCTTAAGGATGGCAAAGAAACTCTCTCAAACTTAcctcctaaaactcctttcttCCTTAAAGGAGCACAATCTGCACTTGTCTTGGCTTCTCCCTTCAAAACCAGAGAAggagaaggtgatgtcactagcaaagacatcaaagacctcatggaacaagcCAATTATACTAACAAGTATCTTCAGACCCTTGGAGAATCTCAAACGAATGATTCTTCTGGAAAAGGGAAaggaaaggtcaagattgagccttcctcttcctctgctcCTCCTGAtactaaaggatgtcaactggaAAAGCCTCTATTCAAGCCTttccaaatcagtagccgttctaGGCACTCGGCTCAATCTCTTCGTGCCAAAAATGAATCTGATAATGAACTCCTTCAAAAGGTTGTTGAGCAACTTAAGCTTCTCAATCAAGTGGTTCCTGAATCTCCTGCTACTACCCCAGTAGCAGCCTCTGCTCCTGTTCCTCCAACAGCAGCTTCTGAACCTGTAATCCGTCGAAGTTCAGCTCGCAATACCTCTGCTTCTTTGAACAACATCGAAGAAGGAGAGTCTGATGTTCAATCTGTTAAGAGCATTCCTGCTGTTAACCCTGTCATCCACAATTCTAAAAATCAGTGGAGAAAGGAAACCAAACTCTATTACCCTAGAGCCACTGCCCCTGATCTCCTATTAGAAGAAAAGGATTCTTCAAATTTCAAAAGCTttagtgccaacaatgtctatgaatggaacatcgatggtgaaaatgagtatggcattaccaaaatcctccaaaatatgaccatGGTTGCCACTGCTTATGAAACCTCCAataattgtcctgaatctcttatagtcgaaatcttggttgctggtttctgtggtcaactcaaaggttggtgggatcaTTAACTcactgaagaagaaaagaatcaaaTCTTGACTGccgtcaagactgatgaagaaggtaatcccaTTATGGAAGATGGCAAGTTCATTTCTGATGCTGTCaattccttaatctttaccatagcccagcattttgttggagatcctccCCTCATCAAAgatagatctggtgatcttctGTCTAATCTCAAGTGAAAATCTTtaggtgatttcagatggtataaagataccttcttgaccagagtctacacccgtgaagacagccaacaagccttctggaaagagaagttCCTGgcaggtcttcctaaatcttttggcgacaaagttcgtgaaaAACTTAGGAGCCAAAATCCTGGGGGAGAAATCCCTTATCAAACTCTTAGCTATGGCCAGCTCATAGCTAttattcaaagagttgctctcaaaatctgtcaagatgacaaaatccaacagcaactcaccaaGGAGAAATCTTAGAATCGCAGGGATCTGGGTACCTTCTGTGAACAGTTTGGTATTCAGGGTTGCCctaagaaacctaaacccagaaagcaagatcctcctcctaGACAACAGTGGAGAAGGAAATCTAGTAGAAATCATGATAGGAAGCCCAAACCTAGATCTAAACCCCATTCCACACAAGCTGCAAAGACCCCTCCTGAGaatagaccctctcaaggaaaagatgtcacCTGCTACAACTGTGGCAAGccaggccatattagcaggtattgcagactcaaaagaagaatctctgagcttcatcttgaacctgagattgaagacaagatcaataatcttctcattcaaacttcaGATGAAGAGGAATCTGCCCCCTCGGactctgaggtctctgaagacctaaatcagatccagaatgatgatgatcaatcatcatcttctatcAATGTCTTGACCAATGAGCAAGACTTACTCTTTAGGGCCATcgattctatccctgatcctgatgAGAAGAAAATCTACTTGGAACGTCTCAAATTTACTCTGGAAGATAGACCTCCCAAGAGCCCCATTACTACAAATAAATTCAATCTCAGAGATACCTTCAAGCGTCTTGAAAAATCTACTATCAAACCTGTCACTatccaagaccttcaatctgaagtccaTACCCTTAAAGCTGAGGTTAAAAGCCTCAAACAAATCCAGAATAGTCAGCAACTTATCTTAGATAAACTGACTGAAGAAAATTCTGAAGGAGATAATTCTTCAAGTTCTTCATCTGCTTCCAATcattccaatcatgcttctaacAATAACATTGGTGATTTTCTGGAAATTATTAACCATGTCATCATTCAAAAATTTTATATCCATATTAAGATCATTATAGGtgattttattttagaaactccAGCACTCTTTGATACTGGTGCTAattccagttgtatttctgagggactcgttcccaccagatattttgagaaaacaactgagaaaCTCAGTGTTGCTGAAGGTTCTAAATTAATAATCAAATATAAGATCCCCTCGGGTATTATAAAAAATGATAGtcttgaaattgaaacttcCTTTCTGTTAGTTAGGAATTTAAACAACAAAGTCATCATTGGGACACCTTCATAAAAAAGCTCTTCCCTTACAACACTGATGAAAAAGGCATCACTGTCCAGCATCTTGGGCAGCCAATCACTTTTAAATTCTCCAAACCTCCCTTTattaagactttgaatgttatATCTTACAAAGAGAAGcaaatcaatttcctcaaagaaTAAATCTCTTACAAAAATATTGAAGTTCAATTACAACATTCTTTGGTCAAATCTaggattgaaaatattttagaaaaCATTCAATCCAGCATTTGTTCTGATTTACCTAatgctttttgggaaaggaagagccatatggttgaacttccttatgaaaaagatttttctgaTAAACAAATCTCAACTAAAGCTAGGCCTatccaaatgaatgaagaacttcttcaattTTGCCAAAGAGAAATCAACGATCTTCTGCAAATAAAAATTGATTCGCAGAAATAAGAGTCCCTGGTCCTgcgcagccttctatgtcaacaagcaTGCTGAGATAGAACGTGGAACCCCCAGGCATGTTATCAACTACAAGCCTCTCAATCAAGCTCTTTGTTGCATTAggtatcctatccccaacaaaaAAGATCTCCTAGCCAGATTACATGACGCTAAGATTTTTTCAAAGTTTGACATGAagtctggattctggcaaatccaattacaggaaaaggataggtataaaaccgcTTTTACTCTCCCCTTCGGACAATATGAGTGGaatgttatgccttttggtttaaaaaaTGCCCATTCTGAAtttcaaaggattatgaacgaaatcttcaatccctaTTCTAAATTCACAATCGTTTACATTGATGATGTTTTGATCTTTTCTCAAACTATAGACCAACATTTCAAACACCTCAATACATTCATTTCcataatcaaaaggaatggtctGGCAGTTTCTAGAACAAAGGTCagcttgttccaaaccaaaatcagattccttggtcacaatatTCATCAAGGAACAATCATCCCCATCAATAGAGCTATTGAGTTCACTGACAAATTTCCTGATCAAATCATAGACAAAACCCAATTACAAAGGTTCTTGggatgtctcaattatgttgctgacttctgtcctcaactcagcactataatcaaaccccttcatgatagactcaagaaggatcctccaccttggtctgATATTCATACCAACGTGGTCAAGCAAATCAAACTCCGTGTCaaaaatctcccttgtctttatctcccaaatcctcaagctttcaagattattgaaactgatgcctcagATATtagctttggtggtattttgaaacaaagtttttgacaaagaacaaattatagtttttacttcaaaacattggaaccctggacagcagaattattctattgttaaaaaagaagttttagcaattgttttatctatttcaaaattccaatcggatttaattaatcaaaaattcttggtcCGTGTGGACTGTAAATCTGCCAAAGAGattttacaaaaagatgtcaaaaatctagcttcaaaacatatatttgccagatggcaagctattttaagtgtttttgacATTGAAATTGAATACATAAAAGGATCCGCAAATTCactccctgattttcttactcgtgagtatttgcagggaagatcataaaATGACGCTCTTCCTCCTCCAGGGGGAGAGGCAAGGTCAAAGAAAAAAGCAAAGGTATCGTAATCTCTGACTCcctaatcttatctgggcccactgcccatcaatctagacccactgtccaaaaaactgagcccactgctcaaactCAATCTCCTCAACCCaaacaaaccaaagcagattatgctttgcCAATTGAGACACTTCTTGCCTTTCAGCAATCTGGCCTGAATGAGGTTCCTCAAGGCCTTATCAATCTCCCAAAAAAgacttgggccagcatcgcagatgaagatgatgaccaagATCTCCCATCTCTCCAATCCATTAGTGAGAAGACCAATAACCTTGCAACTCATTACgggaaaaaacctgttgttgCCCAATCCGGTCAGCCTAACCCAAATTCTGGTTACTTAACCAAAACAATCTCCAGATTCCAAACCCTGatcgaaccagaatggtgggacaacTCTGAAGGAGTTAACCTTGCCAACTAAATTGGTACCAAACTCTTCCCTAATCATCTTGATCCCattcacccaaacaaaacccagagattctatgagtttattctggtagatacaaacagtgtagaaatcaagcattttagggataaacaTGATAACTCCCTAATTACTCATTCTAcgctccaaattctccgtgtccttcgtcccactgactttggacccaatccaaacagttacaaaaaaatttcccagaattttgacccagtaggttttaattattgggactacATTAGAGCTTGGGATAATACAATCCTTGGCCTTCAAAACAAAAATCTaaaacattcttggctcatttacttcaaatggaccaacaaatacacttttccaaattggtttcattcctggtggagcttctttggaccAACTACTGAAATTTTCCCCCCTAAAGTTTTTTAGGGATACAATCATTTTCTAAAACATTGGAATAAAGAGTTAAACAATTaccctgattgtttaaacttttatacaatctttttcCTTTCGTGGGTATTTTCTtggcgttatggtcttaagaccaaaacccaaccaattCTTTTTAAACAagcccttatcaagtggtggaagaTTTTTTATGCTTCCAAGGCTTACAAGGATAATGTAAATCAATGGTTCAAAAGCAACCAGAATTGCCTCAAGCATGCTAGTCCACAATCCAGTCTCTTGCTTAATCagaaggcccacatcacagcggcccttgcaggagcttcaacggaagaagacttgctaaaaAATCTctaatctgctcttcaattattgaaagaGCCAAAAGAACAGGGCTCATCCTTAAAGGCCCCCCAGCTCAAAATCTCTGCTCAATCTTCGTTTGGGTCAGATTTTGCCCTAGAATCTACAGAATCAAGTGATGATGACCTCTGCTGAgttttgtcgtcttgtaatcatttgatgttgtaataattcaatctcaattattgtaatctactgtagcaacagtaaaactttttactgtagcaaatagtacccgtcaaatagtaccgaccaccggaactattcaactgGAACTATTCAAAACAGTgctcaattttttctttaaataggcttctTCTAAGCTTTGTTAGGCAGAGTTTGGATAGAGAAGCAACGTTTGTAAGCACTCCTTCTCTGTTTTCtctttttcaatctttctttaaAAGTTTTCCTTCAGTTATTTTGTAATCATTCAATCAGTTTATGTAATATCTATCTTTTTATTCTGTTCATGGAAGGCTGAGCCCcctgttatttatttatttatttttgcttTCTGTTTTTATTTCTGTTATAAGCCTCTGCaaggtggcgtcctacttctcttgcTCTTAATTCCTTTATCCCCCTTCTTCTGCTTCCGAACCCCTCTttgaatttctcctatcaaagataagATCCACTTGACCTGATTGGTGTTGGAtaatttcacgaaactcaggggTTTCAACAGGTTGAGCTGGAGCAGCCTTTTCTAAGGACCATTTCTCAGGAAGGGTGATATcgctccattggatggttttaggaacaataacattggccttatcatagtCAGTAAGGAAAAGGGtggtttctccagatttctcacaatttgttcgcaagaaataagatttgatagagttcattacttTGTATTGAACCCTATAGATTAAAGAGATAGGGATGGAATCATCCTTCATATCAAGgtcgtgaagcttgatatttaggaagagaacgtcaaggatgtttttatcatcCAAACTAACCGTTAGGTCAGGgaaacaattgaaaaagattggtccattgctcaggctggtttcaaccgtacctaagagggagtcatggaaccgattatgtctaacatcccttaGATAAAGAAGTACAGCAATATCTAGAGACTTCCTAGTCATGGGTTTTAGACCTACATTAACACTACCTATATGTAGATAGTTGAAATTCTTATAGATATGATCCTTAATGCTTTTCTCAGAAAGCAggtggatttcttcatcatccgTTTTGAGTTTATAGGTTTGTTCAACCGTTTTGATGATGAAATCTGATCTTTTGAAAAAAGATCCATTTGGTTTATAGATCTCagtatgagaaatttttggaatttcccagttatcgagatcttgattgatgtcttcaaaatgaatttcttctttgaaaacattttttgattttaattgattagattgatgatgatgatgatcgatggaagaagaagagggttgggaagatttgaATGAAAGCTTGGAAGAAAAATAGCGAAGCATTAGGAAAGACAAACCTTCCTTACctgtaagtatcatcgccatcacctggttctatagaaacagataaataaattagaaatataagttatgttctgtattgttcttaatagttgagcagtatagatcgggatcagacttaagccaccacaaaaagaaactaaacaaggacattaaaaatattcagaaataAGATATCATATCTGTAGTATGGCCCAAATATAGACTTAccgccacacagggacttactgccttaatgcctccgctgcagatatgatcataagtctgaatagtaataatcctagaaggtctTCAAGAAAggttttcattttagtttagttcaaaagtgtactaccagtccagatccgtTTCCATATTGCTTAATTATGTAAGAACAAAGCAGATATTCTAGGCACTCGGCTCAATCTCTTCGTGCCAAAAATGAATCTGATAATGAACTCCTTCAAAAGGTTGTTGAGCAACTTAAGCTTCTCAATCAAGTGGTTCCTGAATCTCCTGCTACTACCCCAGTAGCAGCCTCTGCTCCTGTTCCTCCAACAGCAGCTTCTGAACCTGTAATCCGTCGAAGTTCAGCTCGCAATACCTCTGCTTCTTTGAACAACATCGAAGAAGGAGAGTCTGATGTTCAATCTGTTAAGAGCATTCCTGCTGTTAACCCTGTCATCCACAATTCTAAAAATCAGTGGAGAAAGGAAACCAAACTCTATTACCCTAGAGTCACTGCCCCTGATCTCCTATTAGAAGAAAAGGATTCTTCAAATTTCAAAAGCTttagtgccaacaatgtctatgaatggaacatcgatggtgaaaatgagtatggcattacca contains:
- the LOC130725379 gene encoding uncharacterized protein LOC130725379, whose amino-acid sequence is MEKLLISSELSLLNLSLTKKASEKTFTLIVGLSKENGSLQITKKKIPYPYQVDVISWQLKDGKETLSNLPPKTPFFLKGAQSALVLASPFKTREGEGDVTSKDIKDLMEQANYTNKYLQTLGESQTNDSSGKGKGKVKIEPSSSSAPPDTKGCQLEKPLFKPFQISSRSRHSAQSLRAKNESDNELLQKVVEQLKLLNQVVPESPATTPVAASAPVPPTAASEPVIRRSSARNTSASLNNIEEGESDVQSVKSIPAVNPVIHNSKNQWRKETKLYYPRATAPDLLLEEKDSSNFKSFSANNGCPKKPKPRKQDPPPRQQWRRKSSRNHDRKPKPRSKPHSTQAAKTPPENRPSQGKDVTCYNCGKPGHISRYSRHSAQSLRAKNESDNELLQKVVEQLKLLNQVVPESPATTPVAASAPVPPTAASEPVIRRSSARNTSASLNNIEEGESDVQSVKSIPAVNPVIHNSKNQWRKETKLYYPRVTAPDLLLEEKDSSNFKSFRAQSTPVLASPFKTREGEGDVTSKDIKDLMEQANYTNKYLQTLGESQTHDSSSSGKGKGKV